The genomic stretch CAGATTTTAACCTTTGGTTAGATGAAGGTTGGTCTTGGATACAAGATCAAAAAATAAATGCGCCTATGTATTGGCATAAAATAAATAACCAATGGCATTATTACACTTTAGCAGGTTTACAAAAAATAGACTTAGATGCGGTGTTGTGCCATATTAGTTATTTTGAAGCCAATGCATTTGCAACTTTTAAAAACAAACGATTACCAACAGAATTTGAATGGGAAATTGCTGCTAAAAAATTAGACTGGGGCTTGCGTTGGGAATGGACAAATAGTGCGTATTTGCCCTACCCTGGTTTTGTTACTGCAAACGGTGCCGTTGGCGAGTACAATGGTAAATTTATGAGCAACAAAATGGTATTAAGGGGTGCATCTACAGCAACCTCTGCAAACCATAGCAGGCACACGTACCGTAATTTTTTTAGTGCAACAGATAGATGGCAATTTACAGGAATTCGATTAGTAAAATAAGATGATAGAAACTTTTAAAGAAGAAATAAAACAAGGTTTAACAGCAACACCTAAAACGTTGCCTTCAAAATATTTTTATAATAAAATTGGCGATGCGCTTTTTGTACAGATTATGAATCTGCCCGAATATTATTTAACAAGAAGCGAGTTTGATATTTTTAAAAATAAAACCCAACAGTTAATAGATGCTTTTGGTATTGATAAAGATACCCATTTCGAGTTGATAGAATTGGGCGCTGGCGATGGCACAAAAACCAAAGAACTTTTAAAGGTTTTAGACACGCAAAATTATCGTTTCGATTATATGCCAATAGATATTTCTGCAAATGCTTTGGCGCAATTAAAAAACAATTTAGCCAAAGAATTGCCAAATGTTTCTGTAAAAACCCAACAAGGAGATTATTTTAACGTACTTCACTCTTTAAAGGAAAACAACAACCCTAAAGTGATGTTGTTTTTAGGTTCTAATATTGGGAATATGGATGATGAAATTGC from Polaribacter marinaquae encodes the following:
- the egtD gene encoding L-histidine N(alpha)-methyltransferase, producing the protein MIETFKEEIKQGLTATPKTLPSKYFYNKIGDALFVQIMNLPEYYLTRSEFDIFKNKTQQLIDAFGIDKDTHFELIELGAGDGTKTKELLKVLDTQNYRFDYMPIDISANALAQLKNNLAKELPNVSVKTQQGDYFNVLHSLKENNNPKVMLFLGSNIGNMDDEIATEFIYNLGTNLQKGDKLLLGADLIKSKEIVLPAYNDAQGITAKFNLNLLDRINTELNADFNTSQFKHQPEYNEAEGIAKSFIVSTSDQEVTVQQLNTTFHFKEGEKIHTEISRKYNDALIQQIIANTSFTLDTKIMDTNAYFADYILTRN